Sequence from the Acropora muricata isolate sample 2 chromosome 10, ASM3666990v1, whole genome shotgun sequence genome:
AGTGTTACTTAACAAGGATATGGGTATCATGTGAGTAGCTGACCATCATGGCAATTGTCTCGGACCAATGGATAAGTAGCAGTTTTCATTTGCCCGATACAATTGTAGGCTTGTCAGCGTCAAATCAAGACCTTGCGTATTTAAACCATGTCAAAAAAATTGCTATTTCGGCTAGGACACGAGCTCTGGTTGTGCGTGTTGCTAAAGTGGATCATTGCTTCTCCGTATTTTTGCTCGAACGGCCTAGGTGCTAGTCTTCGACGATTTCAAAATGGCCGTTCACTATAACCGTACGCAATGTTGTCGTcccaagaaaaactttttaagaCCTGGGAGGACGGAACTCTTGTGAAAAGGGGAAAGGATTCAGACCAAGGGGTTGTGGGTCGCGCACTAAAAGAAGAGAAACCCGACGCAAAAATGAACGAAGCTGATTTCAATCCAAATATAATGCgcgaaaaaagagaaaatgactGTGTCTTTTTCGCTCCATCAGAACCAGATTTccaatcaaaatgctctcaagATCGCAGCCTTCTCAAGGTCGAGTGTGGATGTGGAGCTTTTCTTGCATATAAGGCAAATTAAAACCACTACTCGTGGTATAACCGGGTGGCAAAAAGCCGCACAAGCCTTTGTACAAATTTGAAATGAGTTCGTGACTTTGCAGTCAAAATGACACTTTTCCTTAGGTATCAATATATTTTAGCGTTTCCAGAtatgataacaaaaaaattagtgGAATCTGAAAGTTAGAACGTAAtaaaaaaatgaggaaaattttggtttttccgTGAATATTTGGGTATAGAAGGTAAAGTTGGGGTCgagttaaaaaaatttgacGGAGATGTCATCCAATTTTTTGCCAACTACAAAGCGAAAGTTTTTGACGGTGGTTGGAGTTGAGTATGAGTCATTTTAACTTCTTGCGTAAATTTACAAGCAAGCTTTGCCTTACTCaacttgcatttgaaatcaGTTTATCGAAATGATTGGTGTACTCTCGTCCTGAGGAAACTATCTTTATCACCTGAAAGTGTTTtagaaaataaatgaaacagcaacaacaattcCAGGGTGGTAAATGAGGTacttcaattattattgtagttCATTGCGATTGCTGCCTGtgggagatatgtccagaaatgcacacaacaacaaaaatggcataaatggcaaaatttcgccaacaacaacttggaggccaatgcaaatgagaagacaagagggcccccttgtaaagccggcgattttggcgaatttggcgaatctggcaaaaatggcaaattggtcaaaatcgccgacaacaacttggaggccaatgcaaatgagaaggcaagagggcccccttggaaagccggcgattttggcgaatttggcgaatctggcaaaaatggcaaattggtcaaaatcgccgacaacaatttggaggccaatgcaaatgagaagacaagagggcccccttgtaaagccggcgattttggcgaatttggcgaatctggcaaaaatggcaaattggtcaatttcgccaacaacaacttggaggtcaatgcaaatgagaagacaagagggcccccttggaaagccggcgattttggcgaatttggcgaatctggcaaaaatggcaaattggtcaaaatcgccgacaacaacttggaggccaatgcaaatgagaagacaagagggcccccttggaaagccggcgattttggcgaatttggcgaatctggcaaaaatggcaaattggtcaatttcgccaacaacaacttggaggtcaatgcaaatgagaagacaagagggcccccttggaaagccggcgattttggcgaatttggcgaatctggcaaaaatggcaaattggtcaaaatcgccgacaacaacttggaggccaatgcaaatgagaagacaagagggcccccttggaaagccggcgattttggcgaatttggcgaatctggcaaaaatggcaaattggtcaatttcgccaacaacaacttggaggtcaatgcaaatgagaagacaagagggcccccttgtaaagccggcgattttggcgaatttggcgaatctggcaaaaatggcaaattggtcaaaatcgccgacaacaacttggaggccaatgcaaatgagaaggcaagagggcccccttggaaagccggcgattttggcgaatttggcgaatctggcaaaaatggcaaattggtcaatttcgccaacaacaacttggaggtcaatgcaaatgagaagacaagagggcccccttgtaaagccggcgattttggcgaatttggcgaatctggcaaaaatggcaaattggtcaaaatcgccgacaacaacttggaggccaatgcaaatgagaaggcaagagggcccccttggaaagccggcgattttggcgaatttggcgaatctggcaaaaatggcaaattggtcaaaatcgccgacaacaacttggaggccaatgcaaatgagaaggcaagagggcccccttgtaaagccggcgattttggcgaatttggcgaatctggcaaaaatggcaaattggtcaaaatcgccgacaacaacttggaggccaatgcaaatgagaaggcaagagggcccccttggaaagccggcgattttggcgaatttggcgaatctggcaaaaatggcaaattggtcaaaatcgccaacaacaacttggaggttaACGCAAACGAGAGGGCAAGAGGGACCCCTTgaaaatttggcgaattttgttgcatttgaaattattattctacagaTTAATGTAACCTCGTCGttgaacacaacacaaaactcaCCGCACATTCCAGGTGCCAATGCAtgtggaagacatgttaatcgaTGGAATACTATGTATCATTGTTGAATGATGCTATTTGTCCACAGCTGACAACACTCATTACAAAAACGGTTCTTCGAAGAGTTTGTTgcttacaaaaagttacatcaacGCAGCCTGCCTGGAATAGCGAGCTTCCTCCGCAAAACGTTTACACATCTACGACAGCGTGCCTGGAGTAGCTTCGTTTGCATCATGAAAGCTTGATATCACTGCGTGCCGTTGACCACATTTACCTTCTTCCCAAGATCCAACCATAATTAGGCAGAGTTTGGCACAGTCACAAAAGACAGCATCGCTTAAAATTCACTCCAGGTGCAGGGAATTGAAGTCTTGTTATTCATGAAAGCTTGAATTCATCCCTGcgcaccattttgaaatgtcgatCGCTATATGCGCTATGTAAACCACAATGAGACGTAACTGGTACCCAACTCTCTGACATTTCATGGATATGAGCCTTGGCCGAGGAAACGAGGAGTATTTACGTCGGTCGTATTTaccatttattataataaacaccagtgttttGTTAGGAATTCTGCTACTgagaaaatccaaatattttcacaCATAGCAACTTGCACTTTCGTTGTGATCCGCCGAGGATAGTTTTCAATCGCTCGCGAGTTTGCGAAGGAAGTTTCCTCTCATTCTCTGTTTCTCGGTTGTTTTCCGGTTATAAGTTGTGAAATTACcagcaaaaatggcagaaagatttgttacgtttgacattacagaagtggaagaatttaTTGACAACGAAGAGAACAATAACACAcgaagaaagacgaaaaataaCATGGTTCTACTGCGTTCTttcatggcaaaggaaaaggagaaTAGACAATTTGAAGAGATACTTCCACAAGAACTCGACAATTATTTGAGCAGAATCCTACTCTCTGTGAGAAAGAAGAACGGAGATGAGTACGAGCCTCCAACTCTCGATTGAGCGTTATCTCAAAAAATGCCGCTACAGTATGGTTTAcggaatggctgattcttgtttatataataaacagaataatacatggatctatgtgaacactcgaagatacgtaaattccatatctccgcgcgtccatctattattctctatttacagGAGAATCCGGAAGGGTCAGTTAGAATATCAAAGGGCACACACCATTCCATTTAGAActtttcagaaattatgatgCATTGGCACAATCAATGTCTTAACTCTGTCCTTTTTGGGCTTTCCTGTTGATACCAGTGGATTGTTTACGTTAAACAGCTTTTATTGGGGCAAGCTGCATCATTtaatacttacacctacaattttcacctggattgttcatgcaaatggtaagcacccaaggaaacaatgcaatgcactatctaataacaaatatgtccaaaactgataacatctcctgcattatttgttatagttttctccatagtaggtttttaaatacaaatcctAATACAACAGAGCTTGCCCTATTGCTCCCTAATCAccattgtcaaatttgaaaaccagatgATAAGCAAGTTATAATGTTTAGTAATTCTGGTTGGGGCAGATGGCTCTTACTCAGTCAATGTACACATCGTGTGTTGGCTGTGTGTTTTGGGGATACGataaaaagtgctttttgcAATTGATGCACGCTGAATGGTTGTTCtaattaattagtatcacccaactagtggactaatgcaaatcctgcattttgattgccaatgctaataaagaactattattaatagtactcaagtagcgaaaagcgtgACGCTTTCGTTCGCTCTATTGccaagtaaatatttctttaacttgcatttgctaaatttattattgccttttctgtgtgactagttgggtgatactaaaacagttagaccCATCATCCTCAAGGACCacagggtcaatagcccattccgcTTTGCTTCAAAGGCTATTAGCCCATAGCCCACAAGGCCTATgggtgtaattgttaattaatacagCAATTTAAGAACTAATTTACAGCAAGAATCCCCTATGTGTGTCCACTTATTATAGTTTACCATTGTATGCAATCCAGTCAACGGCAGGtatgttttgcaggttgcaggttgaaatttaattttaactggaaaaccgctggcacttaaaagaaaggtaaagtgaTAGAGTTACCATGACTGTTACATGACCCCATTTACAAAAGACGGAAATTATATACTTGCTGAGGGTGAAGTTGcatgtgtttttagcatgtaaaagacaccaagtaccttatgtaaaacccctgatgagtatatgggttattctctattttaagtgccagctgtttttcaattataataaatttcaacctgcaacttgcaaaacatactaatgccatccagtcaagggtggaaatggctatttgtgaattgtgacagaagtgaaacgacaaatttgcacattgtatggattttatttctgttgataGTTAATGATACTGTAGTTCcagatattattaatattaaatgtatTAGCATTTAATAAAAGCTTATTCACAGGGTGGCCATGCTGAGTTTTACTCCActgaaacctgttttcattgtcaatttggCTCAGGTATACAATCTGTTGTTCTTTAAGCCAGCATAGATGTTGCATAAATAAAGAGTAAACATTGAAGCAATgtgtggctggccaccatgtatggaactgatttacatacatttggcgatttgacaacaattcgccgaaatcgccatattcgccgaaatcgccatattcgccagtttcgccataATGGTTGGCCACCAtctatggaactgatttacataaatttggtgatttgacaagaattcgccaaaatcgccaaaatcgccatattcgccaaaatcgccatattcgccagattcgccaacatgtgtggccaccatgtatgaaactgatttacataaatttggtgatttgacaagaattcgccaaaatcgccatattcgccagattcgccaacatggctggccaccatgtatgaaactgatttacataaatttggtgatttgacaacaattcgccaaaatcgccatattcaccagtttcgccaacatggctgggcaccatgtatggaactgatttacataaatttggtgatttgacaacaattcgccaaaatcgccatattcgccgaaatcgccatattcgccagtttcgccaacatggctgggcaccatgaatggaactgatttacataaatttggtgatttgacaagaattcgccaaaatcgccatattcgccaacatggctgggcaccatgtatggaactgatttacatacatttggtgatttgacaagaattcgccacaatcaccatatttgccaaaattgtaaaaatcgtcaaattgtcgacgatattttgttattttgccaattttgttattgtgtgcatttctggacataagtggccTGTGGACGTTCCAAGTTCCTCCTACATACGGATATTTTGGGAGTTTTCATGTCCTTCTTGGGTGCTTTATTATCGTTGTCTTAATCCATAGTCCCAAGCCACCATTGCAGGCATCTCACCTCTTTCAGTCGTCTTATTGAAAATGTTAGATTCAAATAAAGTGATCGTAGCACTAGTAAACGCATGGGAATAACAGTCTTGAAAACGCCAAAtactgaatgaaaaaaaaacttgaagtcTCAGCTTTTTACTTTTAAAACAGTTAGTTGCTGTCGCTGATCTCGATCTTTACCAAGATGATTGTCGTCAAAATACGTGAATTAATTGAATTTGtgtttatgaaaaagaaaattagcagCCCAAAAATAGTTCTCCCGACACACTTATTTACTCTTTTAATTGGAGGAATCGGACTTCACACGTGATTTGGTAACGAAGTTGAGATGTTGGCTTTGTTGTGATCACGTGCAATGATAAGCATTTGTGTTCTTGCCACTGATTTTATTGCCCGAAGAACAAGATCTCGTTAAACAGAAGATCTCGAAATCTGTGTTGATGAAAACTTATAACAGGTAACTTTAACCGGCTGTCATCTGCGGTAACTACAAGCATGAAAAACCGGTAGCATATTCCCGAAGTTGTTTGGTTTTATGCCCTACAGAGCGCAGGTCTAAGGCACATGTTTTCTGCAAGTTTCTTGGGCCTGGACCCTGGCCATAAGATGTTTTAGTAGTTATCGGCTAGAAAATTTGACACAATGAATCAAATGGTCCGCTAAGTGAGCAAACGAGCGAGCAAATATGTTAAAGTAAGAATGTAAAGaattttatttataaataatgttTTGTGTGTACACTTCGGCTGACTGCTTGAGAGGCGGTGTATACAAAGAGACAATCGAAataaatataacaaaattaagACACCCAACTAGGAGGGAGGCAATCAGTTGATTATTTACAATACGCGGTGGatttaaaactataaaacaATACTGTCGATGGTCAACAGCAGGATTTGTGCACGGAACATCGGTATGCAAATGTTTGACTCTAACGATTGGCCACATCGCCTCTTCCTGAAGGTTCactttcttgactttttttttcctctgagTCCCCTGACAAACAAGggaatgaataatgaatattttatttgcgAAAGACACATAATCTGATTTTAAAGGATGTATTTCATCCGATATGTCACAAGCCACGAAGGCAAGACAACTCATTCCCAATTCATTCATTTACCTTGACCAATCTCTACTTTGCATCTCTTGGGCTAAGCCTTCCGCCAGACATCGTCTCTGctgaatgatatttttgaattgCCTCGATTGCTATTCAATAAAATGCCCTTCCCATTTGGGCTTAAGCATCTTTTTTTATCGAACAAAATCAATGCTAATGTAGCAAGCAGAAGAGATTGTTTAAAGTAAGCACTATACAAACAGTAATAGTGTACACATATCGCGCATGGATCATGAATAAAACTGGAAAAGAGACACGAGCCTATCACATAAATATTTCATAGTTTCGTGTTAATCAATTTGTTTTCAGTTACTGTAACCCTAGGTGAACCTATGAAGAGAATTCCCAATTTAGAATCAAGTGAGGCAGAAATAGCGTGGACAAACCAAAGGATCAAGTGAGGCAGAAATAGCGTGGACAAACCAAAGGAACTTGTAATTGAACGAATCACATGAGCGTAGAAATGAAATTTATGATCGGCGCACAAACTTTAATTCTGGAAATAGCATGTGAATACAGAAACTGTTGAGCAACCGCCCTGGTATCGGACACGATTAACCTTTCCAGCAAACGGCAAACGTGGTGCCGAAAGTTGTCTTTGGATACACAGAAGAGTCACAACGATAGAGTAAGAGCTAGGAGAAGAAGGGTACGctcgaaaacaaataaattttgaTGGATTTTTAACGAGATAGGCGCATCTTAGTCTTCTAAAGATTCGCATTTACGGGGAAAACGGAAAATAGAAGCCCGATGATTTGCCACTTGTCCTCAATGAAAACTACTCGATTGCAGCCCATTTACTTCAAACTATACTGCAGGTACTGAAGAAAAGTagtaaaaaatgaaagaagGGAGTGACTGACTTTACCTACACAAAGAGTAGAGCTCACTGGTGTCAAGAGCAAATATAACCTGGCGTTCATGTGTTGGTGAACGTTGCTATTGCTTTGTGCTTCGGACCCTACCTATATAGTAAATAACAAACTAAGTATTATGGTAGGATAGGGAACACATTGAATAAATGCTGTTTTCCCGGTATGTTGCTGATTTCCATTCAAACTTGCCACGAATAATGCCTCTTTAGTTCACTAGGATAAAGATAAGAACTTTTCCAAGAAAGCTAAAAAatctacgacaaccgaattaaTAGGTATAATTGCAAGAAAAGGCTAAATCATATAGATTTAACTTTTCGTATCATGATGATATACGCATCCAATGCAATGTTTTTATAGTAATAATTCTGTAGTAATACATGTGATATATGTGATGTGTATATATGTGATATTCTTTATGTGGAATTGTTTCTACTTAAGTTGTTTTACCTTTACCACTGAAAAATAAGATATATTTCTCGAGTGTCACAGGAGCATTTTTTAATTGAAGCTCATACAAACGAGGTGAAAATAATTAGGAAACAGCGTAATATTTCACAAATCAGatttaaatattgtttttccTATTGAACCGATAGCTGTAAAGATTGACCTGATCCTGAGTTAGCTTAGTTGGAAAAGTCAAACAATACTTCTTCCGGCGCGCTCCGATCATTTGGATATGAGCCCAAATGATTGATATCTTTCACTTATTGTCGACTGAGTTACGTTATTCGGCAAAAGCACAAAGACAGTATTGACCATCCTTATCATCCACTAGTTCAATAGAATAAAGCTAAATACAACAAGTACATGTAGTTTAAAATTGGTGCAATATCGTTAATGACTTGAGAAGAACAGATGGATGAAAGGTTTTGCATAAAGGGCCAATTTAGTTAGCGATCTCGCTAATCTTTTCTATTGTGCAACGGCTGCTTTTAAGGGGTTAGAGATATTAGAGGATCGATTGTAGGCGTCTCAGAATGAACTGAGATTATCTAAGCAATCAGTAAAATAATCGTGTAGCAAAAATAAAGGATGAGACGATCGAATTTCCACTTCAATTATGTATTATGTATATATGATCTGCAGCCTTCCTTTCTTCCTTGACTTCCTTGATGATacatcgattttttttttgtgtggtCAACAACGAAAACAATGGTTGCAAGTTTAAACGTTTCAAATCAGTTTACATGCATGTAAGCATCCTTTTCTGATTACTTTAGgggttaaaatttgaaaaataacATCTTTAGAATAGCTCATTTTAATCGCTCTTAAAAGTATGCAATGCTGACTACGTCGAAATGCACACTTCTGATTTCAAAATATAAACTAATAAACATCCCAGCTTGACCTCAAACAAGAAAACTAACCATTTCATAATACGATGAGTTTATAGCAAAGGCGAGGTTGAGCTTCTCAGCATGAGGAATCTTCTCGAAAACAAATTAACTGACTTGGTGGGTGGAAATTCCTTAgggtattttcaaataaaatgcTCAAGATTCGCATGGAATGAACGGGTATGTGATGAAGCCCAAATTAAAAAGTTCAACCGCTGTGATTCTTATGTATTTAAGGCTAGGCATTATACATTTCAATCCACCCGTGGAAAAAAGCCAATTACTTGTAGTGTTTCTCTTGTCTTTGACAGCATTTGAAGAATGCAAACACAAACCGTTTGCCTTTAGGGCACGGATTACTTTTACAAGCTGCGTGGGATGAAAGTAAAGCGAaattaaacaaataattttagCGAAGTTTAAAACCTATATTTTAtcagcaaaaaggaaaaaaaagaaaaattgtgtaGTCTTGTGTCGTATATTCTCTTCCTAGTGGTGTCAAGGATACTGAATCAGCGGTATGCAGTATAAAGAAATTTTTTATATCTTTTTAATTAGTAAAGGTACTGAGAAGTGACATATCCTGTTTATTTCGTGAAATAGCTGAAAGCGGACGATTTTTGTTAAGCAAGGGGATTTAAGCTGTGATAAAcgttgtttccttttctttagcACGAAAACGTTTACTCActctaaaacaaaagaagaggTATCGTAATTTCCGCTCTCTGCTGGGAATCCATAGTTGACTTGTTCTTGACTTGACTCAGTATGAGAGGGGAAGGCCTTAGACTGACTGCAtggctccaaataaaataaaaaatggaaGTCTCTGTGCGGCACATTGTTTTACACGTTCATGATTTTCCCCAAATCTAATCTTAATAGGTTATTACCGGTATTCTCTCAAAAACATTTGCTATTGAATTGAGGACATCTTAAAACAGTCCCATGAGTaagaaatttaagaaattttcaatttaagaaCAAGCATTTAATTGAATGAAGGACAGTTATTAATCAAAATTGATTAAATAACGGTAAACTTCCTTAGTAGTATCTTCTCTGATACAATTGCCTCCGGCAAACATTTATTGATAcgcaaaatatttaaaaaatagaaataaaaaaattgtaagaCGTCAGTCATCGAAAGTCAGTTTTCTGGAAAAATCGTCttaaaaggaaataattttaaaaagggCACCCTGAAGCCTAAGATCTAGTTTGTTACAATGTTGAGTCAGTCACTACCCACTAACGTAGCATTAGCTATTATCCTGTATTAAAAAAGGACATTTGCTGGTATTTTATATTGAAGTAATTGAACAAGAATCCATAATTTACTCTCTAAGTTTCGAATTATGTACAATGTCCAAACACGTTTACAATTCTCAGTTCTACTTCTTACGCATCGTATTGTTAgttgcaattattatttctcGATTTTTATTACTGGAGCGTAGTGGATATATTTGATTGAGGTAGATGACGCGACCCTTTTCTCTTAAAATGTTGTAAACACTTTACAGTGCCCCTAAGCGGACTACCACGCCGTAAAATTAATGATTGCCCCCATGTACTTTGAGACACACTTTCAAAACTTACTATTAATTTCACCCATAGAGCAGATAAACGTGCTTGCTATTCGATTTACGTGCTTGATATTCGATTTTTCTTAAGTTGCGACCGGATTTATTGATGATTTTGTACTTTGCCGTAATGTTCATGCTCTAAAGTCTCAAATAGGGATGAAAATGCTTGGAACTTTCACAGAGATTGCACTGTGTACAGCTGATATGTTGGTAATATGGCAAGTATGGCAACTGGGAATGAACTAGCAAGGGGTCTGCTGAAGACGAGGGACTGTAGTACTGGAGTGGAATGCCAAAAGGTGCAATTCCTGGAACTTTGGGTGGTTCGAGTGCTGAAAAACTCATCTGTGACATCAAAGAACTTGATCCAAATCGACTGTGAAAATCTAAAGCCGTGGTGAACCCGTGCGTCCCTGGTTCAACAATCGCTTTTGTCTCCATTTTGTTGGGATCTTGTCTTTTGAACCTGGTCTTCCTTCGCAGAAAGCTCCCGTTTTCAAACATATTGTAGCTCTCTGGGTCGAGCGTCCAGTAGTTTCCCTTTAGCGGCTCGTCGGACTTTACTCCGGTTTTGATGAAACAGTCGTTTAGAGAGAGGTTATTGCGAATACAGATCTTCCATGACGGGTATGTATCGCGGTAAAAAGGAAACCTATCTCTGATAAACTTACAAATACCATCTAAGGTGAGCCGCTTCTCAGAGGCATGTTGAATCGCCATTGCAATCAGCGCAATGTACGAGTACGGAGGCCTACGTCGGGATTTGCGGTTGGTGCGTGATTTCTTGTTATCTGCATTAGCTTCACTTGACTCGTTGTCCTGTGGGCTGCGGTTTGTTTCCTCGCACTCCAAATCGCTTCCTGATAATTTTAAATTGTCAACTTCTTGAGGTTTAGCAAACAAATTGCCTTTATCAACTTCCATTGCAGCTGTAAATCCAGTCCAGTCCAATCCAGTCTGTATAGAACTGTTTTGTTTGAATCCTCGAAGAGTGTTCATGATTTACGATGAACTCTTATGTTGGGATTAGACTTGATCCTCTCGAAGTTATTTTTGATTCTCCAAGAATACAACACACCATTAAAGGTTGGCTGTTCTATTTTACGCAACCTTTCTCGTGAAACCGTGCCTCTCTAGTCTGTGCGTTTGATGACAGAATAGGTTCCTTGTGTTTTATTTCTCGCCAAAATCTAGAGGAAAGGAAAGCATGTGTAGGAACAATGATGAAGAGATTCTACGCAGGTGTAAATGACGCTAGGCTGTATCACACCTCGCTAATGCAATGTTTTGTGCTCTAAAAACCAATGAACAATAGAATGACAATTAATTGGGCTTACCTTTACTAACACTTTGCCACGAACCCTCAGTAAGTGATTGAAGTTTAATTAAGAACAGTTTCTCAAGGAACTCGGGGAGAAAGAAAGTAAGGTCGAAGTTTGTTCTTAAATGCTACCAAGATCTTTACCTCCTGTGGACACGTGCAAACTGCTTGCTGGTCGAGCGGGTTGAATAACATCTCTCCGCTAAAAGTTATTGTATtcgttaaaaaagaaaaaaacccaggggcaatttctttttaattgcGAGCGTGTAAAAAATGCTAACATAGACTGGAGGCCGGTATTGAACAACAAAGAACAACACGTATTGTTCCCAGTTGAATGACCCTTATTAGCATGTATGGCAAAGGCACTTAACAATAATTTGATTATGACGGACCTATGCTgttttaccaaaatattatTTGTTATGTGCTTTATGTGTACCCCGACAGCTGACGAGAGAACCTCGAGCAGGTAGGACGTCTGTGAAACAAAGAACTAGCAACTGGAATGTTAAAGTTCGTTTCACCTGGCCCTTCTGCAAACTCatttcattaaccaattccttGATATGTTTCCAGTGATTGCGATGACTCTTTCAATGTATCGCGTCGAATAGATTTGTTTACTGCTATGCAGCTTTGAGCATAAATATTTAGTCATGGATCTAATATATTTCTTGATTACAGCACATTCCTGTTTGGAAACTATCAGTTGTAGTTCTCAGAGCGTTAAAGCGTTTTTCCGACTAGATTGATCTGTCAACTAGATCTTTTAATAAAAATTTTACCTCTTATAATGACGTAAAAACTGTTTACGACCAGCCAATGATGTTTCAAAGCCAAGAGGAGTTTTATTTAACTTTCTTTTCCCGCAGACAATAGATTAATTTTTCGCAAAGAATTCCAACAACGATGTATCCTGGTATGGTATCAACAGGGGAGCAATTGTAGGTGGCAGAGTTATTGA
This genomic interval carries:
- the LOC136931664 gene encoding forkhead box protein D3-like, with protein sequence MNTLRGFKQNSSIQTGLDWTGFTAAMEVDKGNLFAKPQEVDNLKLSGSDLECEETNRSPQDNESSEANADNKKSRTNRKSRRRPPYSYIALIAMAIQHASEKRLTLDGICKFIRDRFPFYRDTYPSWKICIRNNLSLNDCFIKTGVKSDEPLKGNYWTLDPESYNMFENGSFLRRKTRFKRQDPNKMETKAIVEPGTHGFTTALDFHSRFGSSSLMSQMSFSALEPPKVPGIAPFGIPLQYYSPSSSADPLLVHSQLPYLPYYQHISCTQCNLCESSKHFHPYLRL